TGATGTGATTGATGATTTGTTTCCTGATTCTCTACTTCAGTCACATGGATTGTTATTATCTTTCGATTTGGCAACTCAGTTGGTCCAATTGTTGTTTGAAGAATCACGTTCTTTGAGTGTTTCCATTCAAGACTTGCAAGGGGTAATCTCTAGTCTAACTAGTCGTCATGTTGCAGTTGATTCTGTGTTTCATGTTTTACATTCATTAATTGTTGATTCTCAAAAGCGACCTTCTGACTCTTCTAAACATGGTTcttagtttatttttcaaccTGCAAAAAGGAGTTGGAGTGCTTCTATGGTTGGTTTTGTGTGGTCTCTGCACtgctaaattttcttttaatatgaCACAGTTTTaggatttctttttgttaagattggttttcctttctttttttggattgACCGTCTCTTGggattgttatttattttcctagTTTAATATGTTTGTTGTGTGCCAAGAATCAATcaaaaaagacattttttcGAGTTTTTTTCTGTAAATCATTTGAGTGAGTCAACAACATACAGAAAACTTTTTTGATAAAGAATCAAGATTGAGAATCAACACTATTGAATATTGAATGCACCCTAATAAATTGTTTGAAGAGATTAATGATTTAAggggtatttttcttaagTTGCATATGATAGTTATTAGTGATTAATTTACTGTTTTATAAGTCAGTACCATAGATTCATTCAAGTATAGAATGTGGAAAATATGTGTAAATCATGGGCTAATATAACCATGAATCTATATTTATGATTCATATCTCAAgccaattcaaaatttttaatctcGGGTCAAAAACCCCCCTATATGTAGATATTGTGTCATCGAATTTCAATGTCTTGTGTCATTGCTCCTATATTCGTTTACTGTTCCTTTAGTCGTTTCTTCTTCCGTTCTTAACTGAGGTAACTAGGTAACTACTTGAAGCTTAAGTGTTGtctattttattgttttctcaaATTCATGTAGAAacacctttttaaaaaaccttttcaaaattcgtttttaatatgtttacAATTATGACcctaaaacttaaataaatgcATTAcgtgtaaattttttaaaccattctttctaataaatttgttcTGTATATTGTAGATGTAGCTAACACATTAAATATATGGacgtttatatatatatatatatatatatatatatatatatatatatatatatatgttatatgtATTGAATTCTTTACCTAACTATGGAACATTTTGGAAATATATGGacgtttatatatatatatatattatatgtattgaATTCTTTACCTAACTATGGaacattttggaaatgggAGAGACAAAGGTAATAGGACAAAAAGAGCAGGTAGTGatgaatcttttttaaaaaatacaaaaagaaagaaagaaagagttacaataacaaaataagacaACTTACACCTTTCCTCCATATTAGTTATGGTGTGGTGAGTCACGAGGATCacagaaatttaaaaataaaaattaagattttttttctaagttttCGTTTCCTAAATTAATggccattttttttatatgaatagAATAGCTCGTACTCAATATAACAATCACTCACACATCCAGTTTTGTAGATGCATGGAGTGTTGTATCCACgaattaacaatttatctTATTCTACCATTTGAGTGGTCAAGACACACCACCACTACCATACGAAATATCTCTTTAATTGTTGGTTCCCGAACACaattaattcataataaaaatatatttttagtttcttatttttctccacCTCATGTGTTCTTATCCTcctacaaataaaattaatattattatgtcTCCACATCAGGTATTTgtgccaaaagaaaaatgaagaaggtagtaaaatataatgtataatAATTTAGGATCTAGAAATATCAGCAAAAGGAAACACACATACATGACATTTACTGAATAATATTGTTCAAAAACACATACAATCCCATCAAAATGGGCGGTGGaaattaacataataataagCAATAGCCCAAATTTGTTTACTCAACAATCATTTTTCTGAGTTCAGCAATAAACTCAGTAGTCTTTTTGGAGTCAGGTAAGGATTTAGAAACACTCTCCCTTTGCAAACATCTTTTCGCCCAACTTATTAACTTTGGACACTCACTTTCAATGCTGAAATTTCCAATGCTCTCTAGACCACTGAACCAAGTTGAGAATCCAATCAAAGCTATGTCTAAGACTCCAAAGCATTCACCTCCAAAATAATCCTTTTCTCCAAGCACTTTTTCTAATTCCTTCAATATTTCCATCATCTCCTTCTTCCCTTCCTCTTGCTCCTCTCCTTTTCCACCATATATCTTCCTCACACTTCCATAAAGCTGCATTTTCAATACACTTGTTTTAtcaaaaacgaaaacaaaTAGGTTACCAAAATAGATAAGGTGTTAATTAGCAAATTAAACACACAACCTTCTCAACCacgataaattaaaattaagatgaagttaaggaaaatgaagaaaagaaattgagagagaaaacaaaGGGTTACCTTCTTATCGATGAAATCAATCCAAAATCTGGCTTGAGCTCTTTCATAAGGATCGGACGGAAACAAAGGAGCTCTGTCATTCCAAAATTCATCGATATACTCAACAATAATGGAAGATTCACAAATAGGTTTTCCATTATGAATAAGAACTGGGATTTTCTtatgaattggattcattTCAAGAAGCAAAGGGCTCTTGTTTCTCAGATCTTCTTCAATACACTCATAACCCACACCCTTCTCTGCCAAAGCTACTCTAACTCTCATCCCAAACATGCTGGGCCAGAAATCCAGGATTTTCACTTCGTCCCCCATTTTTAACCAAACAGGAATGAAACTTgaaacttcaaacaaattctGAATGACGAAGAGAAACTAAGGGTGAACTCATTTTATAGAATttggaaaaggagaaaaaattgAGAGTGGACCCTTTTTAGAAAATTCCCTCCTTTTCCCTTGGGAAAAAGCCAATTTGAAGTTTATCTCTATAGTCAACAGTTCTGGGTTTATTCCGTTTCAATTTTTTGGActttcaatgattttttaaaataattttacgGTAGatttttcattacttttttattagcatttttttaccgtatttaaaatttgtcttAATGTGgagaattaaatttatgatgCACTAAAAAGTTGAAcaaattgtattgttttatAACTCAGTATTAGCTATTGCTTATTAGGGTTGAGAGAATTATAAATTGGGTGCATTCCacgttatgttttattttatatatgtttataaattgAGTCACATTCAAATCTTCGAATAGATCACATTTGAAATCCAACATaggatttgattatttgattatttatttaagaagaaaatcagAAACCTATGTTGTTctcaatatttatttgattatttcttctcatttattactaattttaaatgtcattaaCCAATACCAACTACTAACTTCATCGTGACTCATAAAGGACCATTGACCTACCTATTTTGTGTCAATTTGTTATTTccacaaattatatatatatattactttaaatttaattatgaaacttacctttcatatttcatatttccAAATATGAGCTACATTTGAATGACTCAACTATTagtctataaatatatagctATTCTTCAAATTAGGTTTCtacctttcattttcataaccatttttttcttcttcattttcataaccatttttttcttcttcataaaACTTTCTCCATTATAagtttgttgaaatttgttgaagTTTGAAGTTCCATTTAGTTCGCTCTCCCCTTAAATATCTCCagatataatattatcacCCTCCCTAAAGTCTTCATACCCTTATCTAACTTATGGAAGACTTACTCTTATCTAAAGTCGGATTCACACTTAAGTTTATTGAACCGTGTAAACAAAACAttacttttaataaagaaaatttattctattttaaaagataactACTCTTCAAATTCATAcacacatattttaaattgtcaTAAGTAAATAATGTGTAACTTATTGAACTCAAATAtgtgtatttgtttttcttgaatttgttcattttttaaatttctaattttttactttttatctGCCAAATCTctagttatttttttcttatagttcCCTCGTGGAGATGCTCGTTATATTGAAGGCTTTAACCtatattatgaatatttttcaatgtAGATTGTGTATAatattcttcaaaagaaaaaaaacgtaaaGGGAGTATCCATTAATTATGGATTATCTTCTGAAGCAATCAcccaaaacaatattttcaataatgtaGATTGTGTatagtatatttttaatacacattaaattttaaaatatgacaatgttgaaaaatgacattaaaaagTTGGATCTCCACAATtttgagaacaaaaaaataaaagtataaatcaCCTTATATATGGAATATCAAAGCCACAGCTGGCCAATTTTATTCAATGTTTCACACactatattgaaataatattaaaagaaaatgattttttttctttttttagtaccACAACTTCAGGATAAAAAATCTTCAACCATTAAATAGAAATGTGCTCATCTCccaactttttttcaaaagaaatagttaATGAACTTCTTATTCAGCAAATCTAAacagaaaataagaaatacaAGCATAAAATTAGTCAAGCCCAAAACTTTTCTTCCATTGAACCACAAATTCATAGACATTCTTGGGTTCAGGCAAGGACTTAGCTACACTCTCATTTTGCATGCATCTCTTTACCCAACACATTATCTTTGGACACTCAGATTCAATACTAAAGTTGCCAATGGTCTCATAGGTATAAAACCAAGTGTAGTATCCAATCAAACCAATGTCTACAAATCCCAAACTCTCACCTCCAAAGTAAGTCTTGTCCCCAAGAACTTGTTCCAATTGCTTCAGTATTTCTATCACctctttcttccctttctcACGTTCCTCTCCTTTCCCTGCCCATATCTTCTTTGCACCATCATATAGCTGCTCATCACAAATGACACGTTGAATTAAAGACATGAATGTATGTTGTTTGGAAGTGATTATACAGTgactaaaatagttttttaaaaaaataaaaataaaaaggtataCCTTCTTGTCGATGAAATCCACCCAAAATTTGGCTTGAGCTCTGTCATAAGGATGTAAGGGCAACAGATTAGGAGCTTTATCCTTCCAAACTTCATCAATATACTGAAGGATAATGTAAGATTCACAAATGGGTTTTCCATTATGAATAAAAACAGGGACTTTCTTGTGGATTGGGTTCATTTGAAGAAGCAAATGGCTCTTATTCCTCAGATCTTGTTCAACATATTCATAACTCACACCCTTCTCTGCCAAAGCTATTCTAATTCTCATCCCAAACATGCTTCCCCAGAAATCCAATAATTTCACTTCCTCCCCCATGTTACTCCccaaaaatgacaacaagACTTTTGAGATATGGAATGCAGTGGACACGTTTTAATGGTAAAgatatgaaataatattagaaaacaaagttctttttcttttgatgagAGTGGTCGGGACTCTGTGgaccaatttttctttttttaaaatttcttttggcTTACCTGCCTATGATGGAAATTATCCACCGTtcgtttttatatatataattaatacataatggagagaaaaatagtTGGAAAGTAAAATTAggatttttaatattaaatttgtgtcTACAGTGATAGTAATTAGTGATTTAAGATGGTGTGGGTATGGTAAATAGGGGAGTTGGTATTGGGAGGTAAAATCTTCAACCTCCtcaaatgttattttctttcaattgttaaaaataaattaataaatatatgatagAAATTGAATGTGAAATTAGAAATGGAAATAGAGCAGAAAAGGAGGGAGAAATGAGAAGAGGTCGTCATTTGGTTGAAGTTTCAGGGTTCTTCTCGAAATTAAGATCCCCCATTTCTAGACTCGTCGTTGCCATTttacaacaaattaattaattttcttaaatctaAAAGTTAGATTCCATccaaattaattcatttttttaatagatgAAATAGAATGGGCAACCAATTCAAACCTCTTATTTTTCACTTAAATCTTAGAGAAAAATTGGTATACGCATACCAAATCTTGGAGTTTGttctaaaaaagttttaaaaagagaggatacatattacaaatttttaaaaaaatttaattaaactaaatctttaaaaatatatattacacaaaatttattagattattttcttatggtataattaaaatttgtaaaatatattttaaattacatattatatttaaacaacGACAAACAGACAAtgagaaaattgaataattaaaaagaaccGAGAAGGAGAAGGTAGAGGGAGGAAGAGAGCCGAGGGAAATGAGAAATAGTGACATAAAAAAGTAAGAAGTGAGAGAAATAGCAACAGATGAGAGAGTAGACAATGAAGAATAGTGACAGAGGAGGAATGAAAAAATTGGTAGAATAttcttagtcttaatcctaaaattataataaggCTTAGAAGTAAATATGGAGCGGGCTAAATTGagatttgtttaataaaatatattattcctACCTAAAACCTACCATATATCTTTtacatgtttatgtttatcAATTAACTATTATAGATACACTCTAAATTGCAAATGTTATCAActaacaattttgttaaagattCTATCAAATGACCCTTACGACCGTACATATTTGTCATCGGAAATTCCATCTACAAATTTCAGTAGAAACACCATTTCTCACGCAATATTTCttagaggaagaagatgagatgATAGAGATTTATGAACGTATATCAAGATAAATGTTCATTTTGTTGAAGATAAGGTAAggagaaaatatttgaagatcAAAGAGGGTGTAAATTGATGTTAATGGAAAAGTAAGTGTGAATGGGTGGAAGAGGGAAAGGGATGTGTGGTGAAAGGGGCAGTTGTGTTGGTATTGACGAAAAAAGTATATTGATTATGATGGAAGATGACTTTTTAGcaagaattaattatttggtttggGGATTCTTGTTCGAGTAGAGTTTTTAGGATACAATATGTTGATGATGAGATCAATGTATCTATTAGTCATTCATGAAGTAGCTTCAATACCATAACTCCACCAATCGTGCGTCTTTAAACAACCGATCTATTCAACCTTTTTTGGGAGAAAAATTGAGAGgccaaactttttttaaattaaaaaattagatagtTATGTATGAGTTATGGGACGATCAGTAGTTTATCTTCTCCATTTGAGCAAAGACAGAGTAcaaattaagaatattaatttgtttctcttttaatcAAAGGATGATTATTCCtctttaaaacttaaaaggaGACCACCATACAACTGACGGAATACCACAAAGTGCTTGGAAGAGTTGCATAATTCACTAAGGACATCCAAAACTAAAGCTGGCAATTTATGAcaatattactattttattgaACAGTGAGACTCACTACATTGACAAATTGTTCAAAAGCACACACACAAGCAAATGTGCGAATGaaccatctttttttctttttagctATACTTTTCAATACCCAAAAACacagaaattaaaatacacaAAACACCACCACCACGTGAAACACTACATATAAAACATTACACATGAATTtatatgttattgttttggtCAAATAATCCCCAAAGCTTTTTGCACTTGAACCACAAAATCATAGATCTTCTTGGAGTCAGGAAGGGACTTGGCCACACTCTCGTTTTGCAAACATCTCTTTCCCCAACTTATTATCTTTGGACACTCAGCTTCAATGCTAAATTTCCCTACTGTCTCATATGTATAGAACCAGCTGTAAAATCCAATCAATGCAATGTCTATAAATCCCAAACTCTCACCTCCAAAATATTCCTTTTCTCCAAGAACCTGTTCCAATTGCTTCAATATTTCTATGAACTCTTTCTTTCCGGCTTCATGCTCTTCTCCCTTGGTAGCCCATATCTTCCTTGTTGGACCATAAAGCTGTAGACAATAttcaacaataaaatatatgcaTATTAAATTCAGTGGGATTCATCAAGGATGTATGGTCgctaaaaatatgaaattatctTCTTTAGAAATATTAACTTGATATTGTTGGAATATGACAGGTTGAGTTTTATGCTACAAATTAACCCCACCCACTCACGCATGtcatttaacaaaaaagagaaagaaaaaagaaaaaataaatcttttacaAATGGGTCAAGCTTCTCAAATTCGTACTTGCTTTTTACGCAACTTTTATGAGGGGATGgggtattttttaataaaatacacCAACTTTAACAACAACGACAACAACAAAAGTATgcaagggagagagagaggggagaAGACAAAATTAACCTTCTTATCAATGAAATCAACCCAAAATCTGGCTTGAGCTCTGTCATAAGGATGAGAAGGCAAGAGAGGAGCTTTGTCATTCCAAAATTCATCGATATACTCAACAATAATGGAAGATTCACAAATGGGTTTTCCATTATGAATAAGAACTGGGATTTTCTTATGAATTGGGTTCATTTCAAGAAGCAAAGGGCTCTTGTTTCTCAGATCTTCTTCAACATACTCATAAGCCACACCCTTCTGTGCCAAAGCTATTCTAACTCTCATACCAAACATGCTGGGCCAAAAATCCAACAGCTTCACTTCCTGATCTGCCATTTTTACTCAAGTTGATCAGAATAATAAGGAATGAAGAGAGATTGAGAGTGGACCCATTTTATAGGGAACCATATATTGCaaaattagagagagagaggggttAAGGATAAAAAAGGTAATTAAGTAAGGTGAGAAGGAGAATTGAAACAGCTCTTCTTTGCAAATTTCAATGCCTCTCtggaaaaatcatttttcttcttggtcaATGTATAGATGAGAATTTCAAGTGTTTATGTCTTCTAGTATGTAAAACAAtcaatatcatatttaatttgaacttCAACATAAACAGTATACTGATGTCCCTTGTATTAAGTTCTCTCTCGAATTTCGACTAGACGTGTAATTGTTAAACTTTCatattaagttttttagattattcttTGCCAAATTTGGTTGagttagataaaataaaaaggataaaaCCCTAAGCTAATTTTGTACATTATttatacaataataacaaaaaatttaaacagaCCATATACAGAGAGATAGGTTTAATGAATTTTACAATATtctataaatagtttcatttgCATGTAGTATCCATAACAATTTcccatattttatattaatatatttgagaaagaaaaaatagttttcaaatatgtgtATGGGTGGGGAAGtgatgggtttttttttttttttgctaaataaactatttatgtCAGTGTATTTGGATGtgcccaaaaaataaaatattttctttcactttacaaacaatataactaaaataaaatctatttaaaactaatattcAATTCTATAAAATTAACAACCAATTTAAGTATTAGATAATTATTCTAAAGTCTGCCATCTTAAATTGTTATGGATTCTCTTGATTTACATTATATGGTACCAAAtagattgatttgatttgatgggTGGGAAAAGtctctttaatttcaaacttgaCAATATGGTATATTAATATTGTGTGAGTTGAAGTTGGGGAAGAAAAATAGCATCAAACTTGTCaaagaatatcattaattaatatttgaaataataataataaataaataaaatgaaagaatctTAAGTTGGAAACCTCCAAAAATAGGATGACCTCAGTGCTGACCTcataataaatcttaaaaatagaaaagaaaacaagaaactcTCAGTAGTTGATTTTCTaatcttattatatataagtttTCTAGATATATCTACACAATCACTATCACTTTGGTCAAATAAATAGATGAATCTACACAACTCACTGCTCACCTCATACTTGattagatttaatttaattggtgGTTTATTAACTTTCCATAAAATAGCTtcgttatttattttgatttgcaAAATCCCTTTTCCTTTACCTgtctttaatcaatttaaagatttatttatgttggttctattagtaatagacttcaatctcattttctatcattaatagatgTTAATAGATATCAATAGCGTCTATTCCAATCgataaatgtataaaattttattatataatttgtaaaaatagtttgatttattttggtgAGGTTGGTTAgttttttatactttaattttatgagGTGAGCAATGATCTCACCAGAGAGGGTGTCCTCCATGTTTCTGGGTTTGAAAAGTTCCtttcttgtttccttttatatttattacattTCTGATGGGTGAAGTATTCAAAATGTTGGTCTtaaagtgttttgaaaatgaatagaaactgatttaattaattcaaccaataataatagttagtTTGGGTATTGAACAAATGCATCTTTTACACCTAATTACATTTCTATCGTTCTAACATTGTTTGCAATTACATCTTTGTTTGAGCAAATAGGTCCATAAAGTTTGTGCAGTGAAGGTCCAATTGTATaatctttttatcttcttatatttttttatcagcttagttgtttaaaaagaaaattcataaatgGTTATCATATAGTTGGTGATTATTAATTTCAGTggattaaaatagtttaagatcatattattttaagttgGATTGTAAACTTATAATAGATTATATaactgttttaaaaaacagtcTATTAAAATCGGCTAGCAACAGTCACAAAAAACGGTTGATAAAAGTAACTGACAACGATCACTCAAAAATGATGGACTAAAGTTGACTAACAACAATTGTTGAACACCAATCTACAAAAGTTGGTCGATCACTAAACAATAGTTGACAAAAGTTGGCCAACCACACAACTATCGAAAAGCAGTCGACAAGTTTGGCCAATGgcaatgtaaaaaaattagggtAGGATGTTGACTAACGACCATTGGAAACATTTGTCGAAAGTCGGTTGACAatgattattgaaaataatagcGGTCAACAAAAATAGTTGTCATAAAAACGTTCTTTGAAAGTTGATCGACGATGACTGTCAGAGGTCAACCAATAATGATTGTAGAAAAAACAGTAGACGAAAGTTGATAGTCAActgttaacaaaaaaaaacaatagaaaattgTATCAGATGACAAAAACCATAAACGAAAATTGGTTAGATGGATGTTCATGGATGACAGCCATTGAAGACCATAGTCGAATATTGGCCGACAAAAGTTGACGGAAATAGCTGTTAGAGGTTGGTTGGTGAGGATAGCCAAAATGTTTCGTACAAATTAAGGAGATTAACccttaaacacaaaattttaagaccgcaattgaaactaaaaaaaaatagaatctCTAAAGGAAAATTGAAGGCCCTTATCTCTCACACACATGCAAGGCTTGACCCATTTCCCTATGACGTGCAAAACCACTTTCCATTCATGTTCATGACATCTCTCCTAACACAATGCCGATCTAACCTACCATATAAAAGACTATATAAAAAGTTAACTTACTCCATCGTCATACGCTAccaacaaacttttttttaccaC
This is a stretch of genomic DNA from Cucumis sativus cultivar 9930 chromosome 4, Cucumber_9930_V3, whole genome shotgun sequence. It encodes these proteins:
- the LOC101218323 gene encoding probable glutathione S-transferase, giving the protein MGEEVKLLDFWGSMFGMRIRIALAEKGVSYEYVEQDLRNKSHLLLQMNPIHKKVPVFIHNGKPICESYIILQYIDEVWKDKAPNLLPLHPYDRAQAKFWVDFIDKKLYDGAKKIWAGKGEEREKGKKEVIEILKQLEQVLGDKTYFGGESLGFVDIGLIGYYTWFYTYETIGNFSIESECPKIMCWVKRCMQNESVAKSLPEPKNVYEFVVQWKKSFGLD
- the LOC101218562 gene encoding probable glutathione S-transferase parC, which produces MADQEVKLLDFWPSMFGMRVRIALAQKGVAYEYVEEDLRNKSPLLLEMNPIHKKIPVLIHNGKPICESSIIVEYIDEFWNDKAPLLPSHPYDRAQARFWVDFIDKKLYGPTRKIWATKGEEHEAGKKEFIEILKQLEQVLGEKEYFGGESLGFIDIALIGFYSWFYTYETVGKFSIEAECPKIISWGKRCLQNESVAKSLPDSKKIYDFVVQVQKALGII
- the LOC101218083 gene encoding glutathione S-transferase U25, producing MGDEVKILDFWPSMFGMRVRVALAEKGVGYECIEEDLRNKSPLLLEMNPIHKKIPVLIHNGKPICESSIIVEYIDEFWNDRAPLFPSDPYERAQARFWIDFIDKKLYGSVRKIYGGKGEEQEEGKKEMMEILKELEKVLGEKDYFGGECFGVLDIALIGFSTWFSGLESIGNFSIESECPKLISWAKRCLQRESVSKSLPDSKKTTEFIAELRKMIVE